The nucleotide sequence NNNNNNNNNNNNNNNNNNNNNNNNNNNNNNNNNNNNNNNNNNNNNNNNNNNNNNNNNNNNNNNNNNNNNNNNNNNNNNNNNNNNNNNNNNNNNNNNNNNNNNNNNNNNNNNNNNNNNNNNNNNNNNNNNNNNNNNNNNNNNNNNNNNNNNNNNNNNNNNNNNNNNNNNNNNNNNNNNNNNNNNNNNNNNNNNNNNNNNNNNNNNNNNNNNNNNNNNNNNNNNNNNNNNNNNNNNNNNNNNNNNNNNNNNNNNNNNNNNNNNNNNNNNNNNNNNNNNNNNNNNNNNNNNNNNNNNNNNNNNNNNNNNNNNNNNNNNNNNNNNNNNNNNNNNNNNNNNNNNNNNNNNNNNNNNNNNNNNNNNNNNNNNNNNNNNNNNNNNNNNNNNNNNNNNNNNNNNNNNNNNNNNNNNNNNNNNNNNNNNNNNNNNNNNNNNNNNNNNNNNNNNNNNNNNNNNNNNNNNNNNNNNNNNNNNNNNNNNNNNNNNNNNNNNNNNNNNNNNNNNNNNNNNNNNNNNNNNNNNNNNNNNNNNNNNNNNNNNNNNNNNNNNNNNNNNNNNNNNNNNNNNNNNNNNNNNNNNNNNNNNNNNNNNNNNNNNNNNNNNNNNNNNNNNNNNNNNNNNNNNNNNNNNNNNNNNNNNNNNNNNNNNNNNNNNNNNNNNNNNNNNNNNNNNNNNNNNNNNNNNNNNNNNNNNNNNNNNNNNNNNNNNNNNNNNNNNNNNNNNNNNNNNNNNNNNNNNNNNNNNNNNNNNNNNNNNNNNNNNNNNNNNNNNNNNNNNNNNNNNNNNNNNNNNNNNNNNNNNNNNNNNNNNNNNNNNNNNNNNNNNNNNNNNNNNNNNNNNNNNNNNNNNNNNNNNNNNNNNNNNNNNNNNNNNNNNNNNNNNNNNNNNNNNNNNNNNNNNNNNNNNNNNNNNNNNNNNNNNNNNNNNNNNNNNNNNNNNNNNNNNNNNNNNNNNNNNNNNNNNNNNNNNNNNNNNNNNNNNNNNNNNNNNNNNNNNNNNNNNNNNNNNNNNNNNNNNNNNNNNNtataattaataattataatatataataacaagGAATAACATATTCCAATGACAAAAAAAAGTATGTAATAATAATGAGGACTTAAGTTCGAATTTTATCTTTgttaattttagaatttttacTTGAGTGATTCGATTAGACCAGTTTTTACTAAATTTGATTGGTTTTTGTTGTTTTTTAATCTTAAACAGTCCTGAATTAAACTGGATCAGTTGAAGATCTGGTTTATTAATTTTTCGGTTAAACCGGCCAGTGATGTTATCgataaaatttgtttcaacttatCTATTCATGGGTtgaataatttgaaaatataataaatattatattttttataagtgacaaaaaatttttgtatttaacAAACGATTTATTTATTTGCTATAAATTTTTNNNNNNNNNNNNNNNNNNNNNNNNNNNNNNNNNNNNNNNNNNNNNNNNNNNNNNNNNNNNNNNNNNNNNNNNNNNNNNNNNNNNNNNNNNNNNNNNNNNNNNNNNNNNNNNNNNNNNNNNNNNNNNNNNNNNNNNNNNNNNNNNNNNNNNNNNNNNNNNNNNNNNNNNNNNNNNNNNNNNNNNNNNNNNNNNNNNNNNNNNNNNNNNNNNNNNNNNNNNNNNNNNNNNNNNNNNNNNNNNNNNNNNNNNNNNNNNNNNNNNNNNNNNNNNNNNNNNNNNNNNNNNNNNNNNNNNNNNNNNNNNNNNNNNNNNNNNNNNNNNNNNNNNNNNNNNNNNNNNNNNNNNNNNNNNNNNNNNNNNNNNNNNNNNNNNNNNNNNNNNNNNNNNNNNNNNNNNNNNNNNNNNNNNNNNNNNNNNNNNNNNNNNNNNNNNNNNNNNNNNNNNNNNNNNNNNNNNNNNNNNNNNNNNNNNNNNNNNNNNNNNNNNNNNNNNNNNNNNNNNNNNNNNNNNNNNNNNNNNNNNNNNNNNNNNNNNNNNNNNNNNNNNNNNNNNNNNNNNNNNNNNNNNNNNNNNNNNNNNNNNNNNNNNNNNNNNNNNNNNNNNNNNNNNNNNNNNNNNNNNNNNNNNNNNNNNNNNNNNNNNNNNNNNNNNNNNNNNNNNNNNNNNNNNNNNNNNNNNNNNNNNNNNNNNNNNNNNNNNNNNNNNNNNNNNNNNNNNNNNNNNNNNNNNNNNNNNNNNNNNNNNNNNNNNNNNNNNNNNNNNNNNNNNNNNNNNNNNNNNNNNNNNNNNNNNNNNNNNNNNNNNNNNNNNNNNNNNNNNNNNNNNNNNNNNNNNNNNNNNNNNNNNNNNNNNNNNNNNNNNNNNNNNNNNNNNNNNNNNNNNNNNNNNNNNNNNNNNNNNNNNNNNNNNNNNNNNNNNNNNNNNNNNNNNNNNNNNNNNNNNNNNNNNNNNNNNNNNNNNNNNNNNNNNNNNNNNNNNNNNNNNNNNNNNNNNNNNNNNNNNNNNNNNNNNNNNNNNNNNNNNNNNNNNNNNNNNNNNNNNNNNNNNNNNNNNNNNNNNNNNNNNNNNNNNNNNNNNNNNNNNNNNNNNNNNNNNNNNNNNNNNNNNNNNNNNNNNNNNNNNNNNNNNNNNNNNNNNNNNNNNNNNNNNNNNNNNNNNNNNNNNNNNNNNNNNNNNNNNNNNNNNNNNNNNNNNNNNNNNNNNNNNNNNNNNNNNNNNNNNNNNNNNNNNNNNNNNNNNNNNNNNNNNNNNNNNNNNNNNNNNNNNNNNNNNNNNNNNNNNNNNNNNNNNNNNNNNNNNNNNNNNNNNNNNNNNNNNNNNNNNNNNNNNNNNNNNNNNNNNNNNNNNNNNNNNNNNNNNNNNNNNNNNNNNNNNNNNNNNNNNNNNNNNNNNNNNNNNNNNNNNNNNNNNNNNNNNNNNNNNNNNNNNNNNNNNNNNNNNNNNNNNNNNNNNNNNNNNNNNNNNNNNNNNNNNNNNNNNNNNNNNNNNNNNNNNNNNNNNNNNNNNNNNNNNNNNNNNNNNNNNNNNNNNNNNNNNNNNNNNNNNNNNNNNNNNNNNNNNNNNNNNNNNNNNNNNNNNNNNNNNNNNNNNNNNNNNNNNNNNNNNNNNNNNNNNNNNNNNNNNNNNNNNNNNNNNNNNNNNNNNNNNNNNNNNNNNNNNNNNNNNNNNNNNNNNNNNNNNNNNNNNNNNNNNNNNNNNNNNNNNNNNNNNNNNNNNNNNNNNNNNNNNNNNNNNNNNNNNNNNNNNNNNNNTTAGAATAAAATTTAatctttaaatttatttatttatttaaaaaaataaaaatatttacttaacataaaataatcaaattttaaaaataaaaatattttatgtttttaataatacttataaaaaaattatatcaaaatttgatatttaaaattattttttaaaatatatattgttacggtaggtaaccggagattaatgggctggatggcaCTGGTTGGCCCAACGTCTGAGGGAGGAAGCCTTTGTCAGGGTCTCCTCGTTCCCGACTtttttagagcaagtcgtgactAGTTCCGACTTCGTAGTGGCTAATCTGGTGAAAGGTGAGaccaacccaaagggttgagcCTATTTATTAGGATCCTGGGCCTTTATTCGTTGGGTCAGGGTATAAACATAtataatatctaatttttttatcatatttttaaatctttcgaaaatttatttgtctttaatatcttttgaatttatttttatgAGCGATATAAATTTTtggatattattttaataatttactcatataaacacaaattttcaatttaaaagagACGAATGTAAATATCAGTATTAAGTTAACANNNNNNNNNNNNNNNNNNNNNNNNNNNNNNNNNNNNNNNNNNNNNNNNNNNNNNNNNNNNNNNNNNNNNNNNNNNNNNNNNNNNNNNNNNNNNNNNNNNNNNNNNNNNNNNNNNNNNNNNNNNNNNNNNNNNNNNNNNNNNNNNNNNNNNNNNNNNNNNNNNNNNNNNNNNNNNNNNNNNNNNNNNNNNNNNNNNNNNNNNNNNNNNNNNNNNNNNNNNNNNNNNNNNNNNNNNNNNNNNNNNNNNNNNNNNNNNNNNNNNNNNNNNNNNNNNNNNNNNNNNNNNNNNNNNNNNNNNNNNNNNNNNNNNNNNNNNNNNNNNNNNNNNNNNNNNNNactgttgttatgtaggatattttgttaattatttaattttgacctcactgtgggactaaattgatgctaaatgaaacttttttagattcaaatagaacactttaaaccttaaggactaaaacagaattacgcTCAAATATAGaaaccaatttagtactttaccctatcTTTTGATAttacaaattttaaataaatctattgattttataaaattttataatttaaaatttgttacaattttatattttaagtgtttaattatctttttaattttacatagaatctcaattttttttagaactctTAAACATTGAGAATTAAACAGTGGCCCTACGTTAACTCTTAATTTTTTTCACAATAGTCCCTGGAAAAGCACAGAATATCACAAGAAGCCCCACGTTGATAATGAAAGGCCCAGAGAGACACTACGTATGACACAACAGCATGTAGCTAATTGAATGAAAGTAGTTGTCGATTATTAATTGACccaaaaacaaaaatgaaaaattgaaaacaaaaaaaaagtagttGAGCAGTAGAAACAGTACTACTTGCAATTAATTACATGTTGCAATAATATTAATGTCCTGATTTGAATCTTTTAATTAGGTATACTAGACACTCACTCATCATCAAAATCCAAGTTCATAACCATTAATAATAATTTGAAAAGTAGTTCTTATTTTTGCCATTTTCCTTCATTATTCTGATCTGTCACTTAGCTtgtttgtgtgtatatatatactactctCTGTACACTCTAAACCTCATATATCAGagaattataattaataaaagcTAAGAAGTAATGGAGGGACATCATCATGGAAAAACAGAGGTGGCAGCAAGATCAGGTAGTAATAAGAGTGGATTGGTTTTGAGGGTATTGGCATTGATACTGACTCTAGCAGCTTCAATTGTTGTTGTGACCAATAAACAAAGCAAAGTTGTTCCTCTGAAGGTTTTTGATTCTCTACCACCGGTTAATCTTCCTGTTTCTGCAAAGTGGCATTACCTCTCTGCTGTTCTGTAAgaccctctcttcctctcttctcaTATATTCATATGCATTAGAAACATGTTTCTTTAgtcttttactttttactttatGCCTTTCATCAACTTTGGTTTTGTTGCCTAGCTAAATTGCCAATGTCTAACAAGTAATTTAAAAGAATCTAAATTATTATTACCATATCAAAATTTATGCTTTTAGTCTATGTGGTCGACTTTATTTAGTGGAATAAGACTTTGTTGCTGTTGATTGATGTATATCAAACTTTACGCTTTGATGCACATTACCTTCGTACAATGAGTTTTCCATGGTATTCTCATGTAGACTTATTGTAATACATCTTTTATATTTTGAAAAGGTATatgtaatttttatatattaaattagtgtattttaaATAATACAAAGTATATACACCTTTAGTATAAATGAAAAAAACAAAGAGAATGTTTTGCAATATTCTTTTTGTATATTTAGATTGTATTTAGAAGGAAGATTGGAGATTGAGACGGAAAGACTAAAATTGAAAGATAGAAACAgagataattaaatttttatatcgtGTTTGatgtaaaatatattaaattgagTTATGTCTCAATATTATATTAAGTTTTAGATAAATATAGAGATTGATaagtaaatttaaaattttaaaaattaaataaaaatatttttgataagaaaaattatgaaagTTAAAGGTAGAATGTGAATTTGAAAAGTTGAATGCGGGTATTTTTAAGATGaattgttattaaaatttcagtctccatctaaaaaaattttagtctccAGTGTCTCCACTTTCTAGAAGTATCGAAGAAACTAAAATTTTGTGTCTCAAgactaaaatttaattttattctctaatcactaaatataatattaaatttcaaTCTCTTaatcttaattttaatttctaaagACAGATACTACcttaattttgaatattttttttcctttagaTATTTGATACTTTTATTATAAACGTAGGATTCCTCTCATAATTTTACTCTTTAATTTGTCCTAATATACATCCTCTTCAACGTTCACACCTGAAATTCAAATAATATCGATGTgtggaaaaaagagaaaaaatgtaACTTTTGTTTCTATCACTGATTAATATATCTCATAAACAATATTATATCAATATCTCTATAAACTATAGATCTATATAGATGTCTAATTTCAACGTTGAAATAACTTGTGTATAGTTTCAAACTAGTCCTACTTATCTGTAGACATGCATTAATGGCTCTTCCAAGTTCATGGCACTCTTCCAAGTTCATGGCACCGTCCCCGACATGTTTAATTTAGATACAAACACATATGACACGTCTATGCAtccttattttaaattaataaaaaatattatgtacgTAATAAAACNNNNNNNNNNNNNNNNNNNNNNNNNNNNNNNNNNNNNNNNNNNNNNNNNNNNNNNNNNNNNNNNNNNNNNNNNNNNNNNNNNNNNNNNNNNNNNNNNNNNNNNNNNNNNNNNNNNNNNNNNNNNNNNNNNNNNNNNNNNNNNNNNNNNNNNNNNNNNNNNNNNNNNNNNNNNNNNNNNNNNNNNNNNNNNNNNNNNNNNNNNNNNNNNNNNNNNNNNNNNNNNNNNNNNNNNNNNNNNNNNNNNNNNNNNNNNNNNNNNNNNNNNNNNNNNNNNNNNNNNNNNNNNNNNNNNNNNNNNNNNNNNNNNNNNNNNNNNNNNNNNNNNNNNNNNNNNNNNNNNNNNNNNNNNNNNNNNNNNNNNNNNNNNNNNNNNNNNNNNNNNNNNNNNNNNNNNNNNNNNNNNNNNNNNNNNNNNNNNNNNNNNNNNNNNNNNNNNNNNNNNNNNNNNNNNNNNNNNNNNNNNNNNNNNNNNNNNNNNNNNNNNNNNNNNNNNNNNNNNNNNNNNNNNNNNNNNNNNNNNNNNNNNNNNNNNNNNNNNNNNNNNNNNNNNNNNNNNNNNNNNNNNNNNNNNNNNNNNNNNNNNNNNNNNNNNNNNNNNNNNNNNNNNNNNNNNNNNNNNNNNNNNNNNNNNNNNNNNNNNNNNNNNNNNNNNNNNNNNNNNNNNNNNNNNNNNNNNNNNNNNNNNNNNNNNNNNNNNNNNNNNNNNNNNNNNNNNNNNNNNNNNNNNNNNNNNNNNNNNNNNNNNNNNNNNNNNNNNNNNNNNNNNNNNNNNNNNNNNNNNNNNNNNNNNNNNNNNNNNNNNNNNNNNNNNNNNNNNNNNNNNNNNNNNNNNNNNNNNNNNNNNNNNNNNNtatttaaaaactaaaaataacatTCATTCGCCAATCAATCATAACTCAAATAGCATAGTCTTTccatactcatctaagaggtCACAGTTCGAGTCTctctatgataaaaaaaaataacattcatTCAAATACAATATCAAAGTTACTAAAACTGATTTAGTGATGATAATTGAGATTAGATAGTAATTAGACCTACATTTTAATAGttgaatttatttttataatcgaGATCAATTATACTATGTGTTTATTAAATATCAGTCATTAATTTAATCATTCCTGTAAAATACATAttacaatataaaatatatattaaaaaaataaataatatatttatatatccgATCCACAAATACAAAATGATTGATCGAGTTATTTACACGATATTTTTAAGCAAAAATTTCATTAACATCAAAGTttactcacttttatttttaatatgaaattaACTAAGTTTTTAATTGTTATGATTAATTAAGTGTCAAGTTTGATGGAATATTATTACAAATAGGTACTTTCTTGTGACAAACGCAACATCATGTGGATACGCAGCCGTGTCACTACTCCTAACCGCCGCAAACAGAGATGGCAAGAGCAAGCACTTGCGGATACTAATCTTTGTCCTTGACGCGTTCATGGTGGCTTTGCTGTTCTCCGGCATCGGCGCGGCTTCGGCCGTGGGCATACTTGGGTACCATGGAAACTCTCAcgttcaatggaagaaagtgtgcAATGTGTTCGGCAAATTTTGTCACCAAATGGTTGCTTCCATTGGTTTATCATTGCTTGGATCAGTAGCATTCCTCTTCTTGGTTATGCTTCCTTTAATTTCTTCAGCTTAGTTGGTTGATAAATGTCACTCTAGCGTGCCAACTTGGGAACCTTCATTGTAGTTCAAAAGTTGTTGCATACTATTTATTGTGTTAATCAATGTCACATGCTTCTGAGTTGTGACAATTTGACTGCTGCTTGCGCTATAAATCAATATCTACATGGGATATTAATTTAAAAACATATCTGTAAACGTTACTGATAAATATATTTCTTTGGTTTTgagaatataataaaataaaatactaaaaacatAACATAAAAGATAAAGATATTAGTGTGGCTTAagtgttttttattgttttaatttttttcgttGTACATAATATTTTATAACCCCCAATAGGTAAAGGGGTAATTTGTCCGGAATATGAATTCCATTTAATAGTTTGCTTCATTtaaggtttttaaattttttttttttttttttgggggtgGGGTTTTNNNNNNNNNNNNNNNNNNNNNNNNNNNNNNNNNNNNNNNTTTAAGGTCCAGGAGACAATTGTTCTGATATATGAGCATAAATATATGAGGTTGGAGAGTTTTTGCCTTTTGTATGAGCATAAATATTAGCCATTACAGAATAAACCCCGCCATCCTCAGGCTTTATCTCCATGATTTGTTGTGCTGCTTTCTTTGCAACCTCAACGTTTCCATGGATCCTACACCCACCCCAAGCAAACACATCTCCACCACTTGGCATCCCTTTTATCATCTCAACAGCCTCTTCAAGCAACCATGCTCTCCCCAACATATCAGCCATGCACCCATAATGCTTGTGCTCTCTACCAACCCCATACACACTTTCCATGTCATTGAAAAGCTTTCTTGCTTCAGCAACCAGACCTGCATGGCTGCACCCCACCAAAACACCCAGGAAGGTGATGCCATCAGGCTTAACTCCTGCAGCAATCATCCTAGAGAAATAATCCAGCAAAGTTGAAGCTTTACCATGAACTGCAAGCCCAATAAGCATGGCATTCCACGTGAACACATTTATCATTGCATGACTCGAACTCATCCCTTGCGTTCTCAAGACAGCCAAACTTTGCATACAGGTCCACCAACCCAGTGGCCAGATACGAATCAATCTGAATCCCATTCCTTATAATGTAATCATGCACTATCCTACCCTATCCAACTCTCCCGTTTGAGCACAAGCTGAGAGAACGTTTACCAGAGCTATATTATCTGGCCTAATCCCCAATCCAATCATCTCATTAAACAAATGAATGGCTTCATAACACAGCTTTGCGTTGCCATAACCGGCAATCATGGTGCCCCAAGACACGGAATCTCTTTCTAGCATTTCGTCGAACAGTTCCCGCTCGCGCGTAATCTCACCACTTTTAACGAACCCATGAACCATGGCATTATAAGAGACAACATCCCTATGAGAACTCTCGTTGAACAGCTTGTGGGCACCGTGGACGCGGCGATGGAGGGAGCAAACGCATCTGAGGGCGTTGAGGGAGAAAGGATCGGCAAGAAAGCCCAATTTCAAGGCCTGGGAGTGTAGCGAGAGGGCGATGGAGATGgaagtaaaagaagaagaatggaggaggGAACATGCCTTGAACGCAAGGGAAGGTGTGGAAGTCAGGGAGAGGCGGCGGAGGGCGACGAAGTTGTGGAGGGTGTGGATTCTGATAAGGTTGTCGTAAGAGAATGTGTAAGAGAATGTGTTGGGGTTTGTGATGGAGTGGAAACGGCAGAGTGCGTAGGCGTTGGGGATTAAGTTCGTGAGGGTGACGAAAATTACGTGAACGGCAGGATTCGTACCTGCGCGGGCAGAGCCCACATGATTTCTAGTCATGCCCGATAACCACTCCGGCACGTCCACCCTCTTGATGTCACTGTCAAGCTACACCTCAGTTTATCTTTTTGGTTCTTACCATACTTGACAGCAGCATCACAAATAGAGGAAACGCCAAAATCAGGGAAGAATGGTTAATACTTCATACATCAAAAGTGAATCCGAATAATATTACACATTCAAATTTTGTTATGaactaaattaaacaataaaatttggagtaactaatttttattgatattaaattaatttaattaaatttaattaacaaaaatactTAAATATATAGATACTTGACACACAAATAGAGGAAACGCCAAAATCAGGGAAGAATGGTTAATACTTCATACATCAAAAGTGAATCCGAATAATATTACACATTACACATTTGTTATGaactaaattaaacaataaaatttggagtaactaatttttattgatattaaattaatttaattaaatttaattaacaaaaatactTAAATATATANNNNNNNNNNNNNNNNNNNNNNNNNNNNNNNNNNNNNNNNNNNNNNNNNNNNNNNNNNNNNNNNNNNNNNNNNNNNNNNNNNNNNNNNNNNNNNNNNNNNNNNNNNNNNNNNNNNNNNNNNNNNNNNNNNNNNNNNNNNNNNNNNNNNNNNNNNNNNNNNNNNNNNNNNNNNNNNNNNNNNNNNNNNNNNNNNNNNNNNNNNNNNNNNNNNNNNNNNNNNNNNNNNNNNNNNNNNNNNNNNNNNNNNNNNNNNNNNNNNNNNNNNNNNNNNNNNNNNNNNNNNNNNNNNNNNNNNNNNNNNNNNNNNNNNNNNNNNNNNNNNNNNNNNNNNNNNNNNNNNNNNNNNNNNNNNNNNNNNNNNNNNNNNNNNNNNNNNNNNNNNNNNNNNNNNNNNNNNNNNNNNNNNNNNNNNNNNNNNNNNNNNNNNNNNNNNNNNNNNNNNNNNNNNNNNNNNNNNNNNNNNNNNNNNNNNNNNNNNNNNNNNNNNNNNNNNNNNNNNNNNNNNNNNNNNNNNNNNNNNNNNNNNNNNNNNNNNNNNNNNNNNNNNNNNNNNNNNNNNNNNNNNNNNNNNNNNNNNNNNNNNNNNNNNNNNNNNNNNNNNNNNNNNNNNNNNNNNNNNNNNNNNNNNNNNNNNNNNNNNNNNNNNNNNNNNNNNNNNNNNNNNNNNNNNNNNNNNNNNNNNNNNNNNNNNNNNNNNNNNNNNNNNNNNNNNNNNNNNNNNNNNNNNNNNNNNNNNNNNNNNNNNNNNNNNNNNNNNNNNNNNNNNNNNNNNNNNNNNNNNNNNNNNNNNNNNNNNNNNNNNNNNNNNNNNNNNNNNNNNNNNNNNNNNNNNNNNNNNNNNNNNNNNNNNNNNNNNNNNNNNNNNNNNNNNNNNNNNNNNNNNNNNNNNNNNNNNNNNNNNNNNNNNNNNNNNNNNNNNNNNNNNNNNNNNNNNNNNNNNNNNNNNNNNNNNNNNNNNNNNNNNNNNNNNNNNNNNNNNNNNNNNNNNNNNNNNNNNNNNNNNNNNNNNNNNNNNNNNNNNNNNNNNNNNNNNNNNNNNNNNNNNNNNNNNNNNNNNNNNNNNNNNNNNNNNNNNNNNNNNNNN is from Arachis ipaensis cultivar K30076 chromosome B01, Araip1.1, whole genome shotgun sequence and encodes:
- the LOC107638243 gene encoding CASP-like protein 1E2, which codes for MEGHHHGKTEVAARSGSNKSGLVLRVLALILTLAASIVVVTNKQSKVVPLKVFDSLPPVNLPVSAKWHYLSAVLYFLVTNATSCGYAAVSLLLTAANRDGKSKHLRILIFVLDAFMVALLFSGIGAASAVGILGYHGNSHVQWKKVCNVFGKFCHQMVASIGLSLLGSVAFLFLVMLPLISSA